Within the Phaseolus vulgaris cultivar G19833 chromosome 9, P. vulgaris v2.0, whole genome shotgun sequence genome, the region TCtatttttgttgatttttttaactCTACTTATACGCTCCCTCCTTGActgatatgaatttttttttttccagcattATCAAAGGGATATTGTTCGTGGTGTGGAAGGTTATATTGTAACTGGATCCAAACAAGTTGAAATAGGTCCGTAATTTTGGTTGGTGAAATTTTATTTGTAGTTGGGTTTCGGGAAAAGAGTTTATGACATTATGTTAGAGAAGAAAAAGGAGGATGGGATGTTAATTGTGTGtttataattaaagaaataGGAGTGCTGCTAGAAGGAATGAGAGAACAATGATAGGAGAGGTAATAGAATGTACACTAGACAGAAAGCTATTGAAGAAGATAACTGTGCGGTAAGGGGAGAGGAATAGGAATGTGAATGAGCGGAAGTGGGGAATAATGGCAAGGCAGAACAGAATTTTTGGGAGTAAGTTGGTAGCTTAGGCCAGCGAGGGTATAATCAGCTATGATTGTTATCTCATATTTCTGCATTTCTTTTCTGGCATGCGTTTCCATATGTTGAGCTGTTTTTTCCCTGTAACGGAGATTTTCTCCCTGAGTTAAActgttatttaatttaaataccaCCTCCTATGAGTATTGTTATTAAATTACCACTATACTTGTTGTTATTTAACAGGAACAAAGTTATCAGAAGATAGCAGGAAATATGGTGCAGATAATACATGTACCAGTGGTAGCACATTATCTAGAGCAGCACTAAACTATGCACGTGCCCGTGCGCAAATGGAGAAGGAGCGTGGGAGCTTACTAAAAGCACTTGGAACACAGGTAAAAAATGCCCTAGCAAATGCACACTCATAAATCATAGGGTTCTGAAGTTAACAAGTTTATGCCAGTACATGTGATTTTGTGCCAGAGTAATGTGGACCAAAGCATCTTAAAATACAAGCGTGGTTATATATTATCACTGCTTGGATGGATAGTACATATATTCCAGTTTTGCTGCCTTATTTTTAATCCAAGATCCACTGTCCCTAGCGAAGCAGTGAAATATCAAGCAGTTTCCTGAATCCTCCGAGTAATTTATTCAcatgaaatttaattattgatacTTATTTTACTTTATACATTTCTACCATTTCCCTTTTGAGATATTACATTTTGTAGCTTCTGTTATATTGTACATATTGCACACCATTATTGTGCCTGGTAAAGATAAGTAGGAATAATAGGGGTTTATCACATTAACCTATATCTTCGGTTTATGCATGAGTCCATCATACAGCCATTGATAGTTTTATGATTGAAGGGTTCAGCTCTGGCTTCATACATGTAATTCTTGGATTTATCCCTAACTAAACTGTTCTATCTAAAATGAATAAGATACATAATTATAGATATTTAAATGAGAGCCCTAGTTACTGTAATAACATTGTGGCTTTGTGACCTAGGCCACAGTTTCAAATTCAAGGAAGCCCCATCTCCAATTGCAAGGGTAAATTATGTACATATATATCCTTCCCTGACAGACCCTGTTTGCTGGGAGCCTCGTACATTTCTATAGATGTTCAGATTTGGATTCACTGATTTAATGCCTGGATTCCATCCTActgattttcttttttatcctGGATGGCCATGGATATTCAAATCCATTTACCGttttaattgaatttaataGTAATTGGACGTATACATTCACTGTGTTAGTCTTTCTTGCTTGTTGACCTAATGTCTCGGACAGTGAACATTTTCAGTTTTGGTTGATTCTTAGGTTGCAGAGCCCTTAAGAGCAATGGTGATGGGAGCACCATTGGAGGATGCTCGGCATCTTGCTCAACGATATGACAGAATGCGGCAGGAAGCCGAGGCCCAGGTATCTGTAAAtttatgtttcattttattgtatattttcCATTTGTCACCAGCTTACATTTTGGTAAATGTCCAAATAAGTAAATATTTCATCGATAATTTTTTCTGTGTACTTTGTAATTACTATGTCTTTTAAACCTAGACAGGCTATTGAAGTTTCCAAACGCCAGGCAAAAGTAAGAGAAACACCAGGCAATACTGAGAATGCTATGAAGCTGGAAGCAGCTGAAGCAAAGCTGCAAGACCTGAAGACAAACATGGCCATATTGGGAAAAGAAGCAGCTGCTGCAATGGCTGCTGTTGAAGCGCAGCAACAGAGGTTAACCCTCCAGCGTATTATAGCTATGGTATTTGCCGTTTTACCATATGATGTTGCAGTTCTTATGTTTTAAAATCTTGGATCTGAGTTATCGGAAATTATTACTCTTGAATCCAATGTTCTATTTCTAATATTAAGGTTGAAGCAGAGCGAGCCTATCATCAAAGAGTACTCCAAATACTTGATCAGCTTGAGGGAGAGGTAAGCCATTGTATCCGTTGGTCATTTTTTCATCATCTTCTCAATATAAAAGTCAAATATGCCATTAGAAAGTTACATCATTTTCTTTTGCCATCGACATATGATTGCATGCcatatttatatttgaataatagATGATATCAGAACGACAGCGAATTGAAGCCCCTCCTACCCCAAGCGTGGATAACAGCACGCCACCACCTCCATCATATGAAGAAGTAAATGGCGTATATGCTTCTCAAGCACATAATGGCTCAACAGATAGTATGGGTTACTTCTTAGGAGAGGTTagattttttcttttacaaaaatTAGATATTCTGCTAAAAAATAAGTGACTGCTTAATTTACTTTCTGCTGTTTACTCGTGCAGGTTTTATTTCCCTACCATGCGGAGTCAGAAGTTGAATTGAATCTATCAGTTGGGGATTATATTGTTGTTAGAAAGGTTTGTCACTTACCAAGTCTATCATTACAGCTTT harbors:
- the LOC137821166 gene encoding SH3 domain-containing protein 2-like, with product MEAIRKQASKLREQVARQQQAVLKQFGAGGYGGSDNMVTDEVELQQHQKLEKLYISTRAGKHYQRDIVRGVEGYIVTGSKQVEIGTKLSEDSRKYGADNTCTSGSTLSRAALNYARARAQMEKERGSLLKALGTQVAEPLRAMVMGAPLEDARHLAQRYDRMRQEAEAQAIEVSKRQAKVRETPGNTENAMKLEAAEAKLQDLKTNMAILGKEAAAAMAAVEAQQQRLTLQRIIAMVEAERAYHQRVLQILDQLEGEMISERQRIEAPPTPSVDNSTPPPPSYEEVNGVYASQAHNGSTDSMGYFLGEVLFPYHAESEVELNLSVGDYIVVRKVTNNGWAEGECKGKAGWFPFGYIERRERVLASKVAEVF